The following are from one region of the Oncorhynchus tshawytscha isolate Ot180627B linkage group LG24, Otsh_v2.0, whole genome shotgun sequence genome:
- the LOC112223715 gene encoding meteorin: protein MAISWIYKVWILLLPIFDSAVSSYSEDQCSWRGSGLSQQPGSVEQISLHCSEGALDWLYPKGALRLTLSPRLTSAAVGPGGSSSGLITACVKPSEHFHGAQLYLERDGVLELLVGDRLETSPPPRVRCFSRLPGEKVALFLQATPHQDISRRIASFRYELRGDWTARLSLDSNPIISNEGACRPCNNTELLMAVCTSDFVVRGNIKAVDEDSELRAAVIKVSATRVFRQKYTLFTGTGRLTRTGEIRTLLQCGVRPGVGSFLFTGRVHFGEAWLGCAPRYKDFLQAYAQAKLAQQLPCEMAVD from the exons ATGGCTATTTCTTGGATTTACAAAGTTTGGATCCTGCTACTACCCATTTTTGATAGCGCTGTGTCCAGTTATTCCGAAGACCAATGCAGCTGGCGAGGGAG TGGTCTGTCCCAGCAGCCAGGCAGTGTGGAGCAGATCTCTCTCCACTGCTCGGAGGGTGCTCTGGACTGGCTCTACCCTAAGGGGGCGCTTCGCCTCACCCTGTCCCCCAGGTTGACTTCTGCGGCAGTGGGGCCGGGGGGCAGCAGCTCAGGCCTGATCACGGCCTGCGTCAAGCCCTCGGAGCACTTCCACGGGGCCCAGCTCTACTTGGAGAGAGACGGGGTCCTGGAGCTCCTGGTAGGGGACCGTCTGGAAACGTCTCCCCCACCCCGGGTGCGCTGCTTCAGCCGCTTGCCCGGCGAGAAGGTAGCCCTCTTCCTCCAGGCCACGCCTCACCAGGACATCAGCCGCCGCATTGCATCGTTCCGCTATGAGCTGCGAGGTGATTGGACGGCACGCCTGTCACTCGACTCGAACCCCATCATCAGTAATGAAG gTGCCTGCAGACCCTGTAACAACACAGAGCTCCTTATGGCCGTCTGCACCAGTGACTTTG TGGTGCGTGGTAACATCAAGGCAGTGGACGAGGACAGTGAGCTACGGGCGGCTGTAATCAAAGTCAGCGCCACCCGAGTGTTCCGCCAGAAATACACCCTGTTTACCGGGACCGGCCGTTTGACCCGCACGGGCGAGATCCGGACCCTGCTGCAGTGCGGTGTCCGGCCTGGGGTAGGCAGCTTCCTCTTCACTGGCCGCGTCCACTTCGGCGAGGCATGGTTGGGCTGCGCCCCCCGCTACAAGGACTTCCTCCAGGCCTACGCTCAGGCCAAGTTGGCCCAGCAGCTACCCTGTGAAATGGCTGTGGACTGA